One region of Populus trichocarpa isolate Nisqually-1 chromosome 4, P.trichocarpa_v4.1, whole genome shotgun sequence genomic DNA includes:
- the LOC7477872 gene encoding zinc finger CCCH domain-containing protein 39 isoform X2, whose amino-acid sequence MSYPDSPVSFMGSQASYQSGSDAIDVWPQFVTNNNEQFEQQQQHQPPYKRPRNSEDNSNQSMSSRVPPTNSLPVHKGTTNIFFKTRVCAKFKTGTCRNGENCNFAHGMQDLRQPPPNWKELVSVGVSSEDDRSTATNREDDLRIIHKMKLCKKFYNGEECPYGDRCNFLHEDPANFREDTGRFRESSAISIGTTDHLMGQGSGIFNAAEVNRPANNAVSDAPRSNLIKPVYWKTKLCTKWEMTGQCPFGEKCHFAHGLAELQVPGVRTEVDAGNAGSNVTKAPTPVLPNNMSPSMTVNVPSLVEEKGTKCLLKWKGQKKINRIYADWLDDLSLVHNSTNQVQNWN is encoded by the exons ATGAGTTACCCTGATTCCCCTGTTTCTTTTATGGGATCACAGGCCTCGTATCAATCAGGCAGTGATGCTATTGATGTGTGGCCTCAATTTGTAACGAATAACAATGAGCAAtttgaacaacaacaacaacaccaacCTCCTTATAAAAGACCTAGAAACTCTGAGGACAATTCCAACCAATCCATGAGTTCTAGGGTGCCACCAACAAACAGCCTTCCAGTCCACAAGGGAACAACCAACATCTTTTTCAAGACGAGAGTGTGTGCAAAGTTTAAGACTGGTACTTGTAGGAATGGTGAGAATTGCAATTTTGCTCATGGAATGCAAGATTTGAGGCAGCCCCCACCAAATTGGAAGGAACTAGTGAGTGTAGGTGTAAGTAGTGAAGATGATAGGTCAACAGCGACGAATCGGGAAGATGATCTGAGGATAATTCACAAGATGAAGTTGTGCAAGAAGTTTTATAATGGGGAGGAGTGTCCTTATGGGGATAGGTGTAATTTCCTTCACGAGGATCCAGCAAATTTCAGGGAGGACACGGGGAGGTTCAGGGAGAGTTCTGCAATAAGTATAGGGACTACAGACCACCTGATGGGCCAAGGAAGTGGCATCTTTAATGCTGCTGAAGTTAACAGGCCTGCAAACAATGCTGTTTCGGATGCTCCtcgatcaaatttaataaagcCTGTTTATTGGAAGACAAAGTTGTGCACGAAGTGGGAGATGACAGGTCAATGCCCCTTTGGAGAGAAATGTCACTTTGCTCATGGGCTAGCAG AGTTGCAAGTTCCTGGTGTACGCACTGAGGTGGACGCAGGCAATGCAGGCTCCAATGTGACTAAAGCACCAACACCTGTTCTTCCTAATAACATGTCTCCAAGTATGACGGTGAATGTGCCTAGTTTAGTTGAAGAAAAGGGTACGAAATGTTTATTAAAGTGGAAAGGACAGAAGAAAATAAATCGGATTTATGCTGATTGGCTTGATGATCTGTCATTAGTGCACAACTCGACAAACCAGGTGCAGA ATTGGAACTAG
- the LOC18109837 gene encoding probable amidase At4g34880 isoform X3 — MVTKKPLSSSLFSSLIFFLLAISCHAFSIREASISDLQLAFKQKKLTSRQLVEFYVGEIHGLNSVLKGVIEINPDALYQADRADYERRVRAPGALVGLHGIPILLKDNIATKDKLNTTAGSFALLRSVVPRDAGVVAKLRKSGAIILGKASLSEWAAFRSLNAPNGFSARGGQGKNPYVLSDDPCGSSSGSAISVAANFVAVSLGTETDGSILCPSNANSVVGIKPTVGLTSRAGVIPISPRQDTVGPICRTVSDAVIVLDAIVGVDYNDGATQEASKYIPHGGYKQFLKPYGLKGKRLGIVRNPFLGFASKAESQAFEYHLQTLRQGGSVIVDHLEIANINAILNSTGSGEAIALLAEFKISLNTYLKDLVASPVRTLADVIAFNQKFADLEKINEFGQDIFLLAQATNGIGKVEKAALINLEKLTRDGFQKLMRYYKLDALVTPGAGFAPVLAIGGFPGINVPAGYDDKGVPFGINFGGLKGTEPKLIQIAFGFEQATKIRKPPTFKA; from the exons ATGGTTACCAAGAAACCATTGAGTTCTTCGCTTTTCTCATcactaattttctttcttttagcaATATCATGCCATGCATTCTCGATTAGAGAAGCTAGCATAAGTGATCTCCAACTTGCTTTTAAGCAGAAGAAGCTCACCTCAAGGCAACTAGTCGAGTTCTACGTTGGAGAAATCCATGGGCTCAATTCAGTCCTTAAAGGGGTCATAGAAATAAACCCTGATGCACTCTATCAAGCTGATAGAGCCGACTATGAGCGGAGGGTTAGGGCACCAGGTGCTCTGGTTGGCTTGCATGGCATTCCTATCCTGCTAAAGGATAACATCGCCACCAAAGATAAGCTGAACACAACAGCTGGCTCTTTTGCGCTGCTTCGATCAGTTGTCCCTCGCGATGCAGGGGTAGTGGCAAAGTTAAGGAAATCTGGCGCTATAATTCTTGGAAAGGCTAGTTTGAGTGAGTGGGCAGCTTTCAGATCACTTAATGCACCTAATGGTTTTAGTGCTAGAGGTGGCCAAGGAAAG AATCCATATGTTCTATCAGATGATCCTTGTGGATCAAGTAGCGGATCAGCAATATCGGTAGCAGCAAATTTTGTAGCAGTATCACTAGGGACTGAGACTGATGGCTCCATCTTATGTCCATCTAATGCAAATTCGGTGGTGGGCATAAAACCAACAGTTGGTCTCACCAGCCGAGCTGGGGTTATCCCAATTTCTCCTAGACAGGACACTGTTGG GCCTATCTGCAGGACTGTATCGGATGCTGTTATCGTCCTTGATGCCATTGTAGGTGTTGATTACAACGATGGTGCAACCCAAGAAGCATCAAAGTACATCCCACACGGCGGCTACAAACAATTTCTCAAGCCTTATGGATTGAAAGGGAAGAGACTTGGAATAGTAAGGAATCCATTCTTGGGTTTTGCCAGTAAAGCAGAGAGTCAAGCTTTTGAGTACCATCTTCAAACACtaag ACAAGGAGGTTCAGTTATAGTTGACCATTTGGAAATAGCCAACATCAATGCTATCTTAAATTCCACTGGGAGCGGTGAAGCAATAGCATTGCTAGCTGAGTTCAAAATATCCTTGAATACATACTTGAAAGATCTGGTGGCTTCCCCAGTCCGAACCTTAGCCGATGTTATTGCATTCAACCAAAAATTTGCAGATCTT GAAAAGATCAACGAATTTGGTCAAGACATCTTTCTTTTAGCTCAAGCTACAAATGGGATCGGCAAAGTAGAGAAGGCagcattaataaatttagagaaaCTGACAAGAGATGGATTTCAGAAGTTGATGCGGTATTATAAGCTAGATGCCTTGGTCACACCTGGTGCAGGTTTTGCACCTGTTCTTGCAATCGGAGGATTCCCAGGGATCAATGTCCCCGCAGGATATGATGATAAGGGTGTGCCTTTTGGCATTAACTTTGGAGGATTGAAGGGTACAGAACCAAAGCTAATTCAGATTGCATTTGGTTTTGAGCAGGCTACTAAAATTAGAAAGCCTCCCACATTCAAGGCTTGA
- the LOC7477872 gene encoding zinc finger CCCH domain-containing protein 39 isoform X1 has product MSYPDSPVSFMGSQASYQSGSDAIDVWPQFVTNNNEQFEQQQQHQPPYKRPRNSEDNSNQSMSSRVPPTNSLPVHKGTTNIFFKTRVCAKFKTGTCRNGENCNFAHGMQDLRQPPPNWKELVSVGVSSEDDRSTATNREDDLRIIHKMKLCKKFYNGEECPYGDRCNFLHEDPANFREDTGRFRESSAISIGTTDHLMGQGSGIFNAAEVNRPANNAVSDAPRSNLIKPVYWKTKLCTKWEMTGQCPFGEKCHFAHGLAELQVPGVRTEVDAGNAGSNVTKAPTPVLPNNMSPSMTVNVPSLVEEKGTKCLLKWKGQKKINRIYADWLDDLSLVHNSTNQIGTSHH; this is encoded by the exons ATGAGTTACCCTGATTCCCCTGTTTCTTTTATGGGATCACAGGCCTCGTATCAATCAGGCAGTGATGCTATTGATGTGTGGCCTCAATTTGTAACGAATAACAATGAGCAAtttgaacaacaacaacaacaccaacCTCCTTATAAAAGACCTAGAAACTCTGAGGACAATTCCAACCAATCCATGAGTTCTAGGGTGCCACCAACAAACAGCCTTCCAGTCCACAAGGGAACAACCAACATCTTTTTCAAGACGAGAGTGTGTGCAAAGTTTAAGACTGGTACTTGTAGGAATGGTGAGAATTGCAATTTTGCTCATGGAATGCAAGATTTGAGGCAGCCCCCACCAAATTGGAAGGAACTAGTGAGTGTAGGTGTAAGTAGTGAAGATGATAGGTCAACAGCGACGAATCGGGAAGATGATCTGAGGATAATTCACAAGATGAAGTTGTGCAAGAAGTTTTATAATGGGGAGGAGTGTCCTTATGGGGATAGGTGTAATTTCCTTCACGAGGATCCAGCAAATTTCAGGGAGGACACGGGGAGGTTCAGGGAGAGTTCTGCAATAAGTATAGGGACTACAGACCACCTGATGGGCCAAGGAAGTGGCATCTTTAATGCTGCTGAAGTTAACAGGCCTGCAAACAATGCTGTTTCGGATGCTCCtcgatcaaatttaataaagcCTGTTTATTGGAAGACAAAGTTGTGCACGAAGTGGGAGATGACAGGTCAATGCCCCTTTGGAGAGAAATGTCACTTTGCTCATGGGCTAGCAG AGTTGCAAGTTCCTGGTGTACGCACTGAGGTGGACGCAGGCAATGCAGGCTCCAATGTGACTAAAGCACCAACACCTGTTCTTCCTAATAACATGTCTCCAAGTATGACGGTGAATGTGCCTAGTTTAGTTGAAGAAAAGGGTACGAAATGTTTATTAAAGTGGAAAGGACAGAAGAAAATAAATCGGATTTATGCTGATTGGCTTGATGATCTGTCATTAGTGCACAACTCGACAAACCAG ATTGGAACTAGCCACCATTGA
- the LOC7477872 gene encoding zinc finger CCCH domain-containing protein 39 isoform X3, whose product MSSRVPPTNSLPVHKGTTNIFFKTRVCAKFKTGTCRNGENCNFAHGMQDLRQPPPNWKELVSVGVSSEDDRSTATNREDDLRIIHKMKLCKKFYNGEECPYGDRCNFLHEDPANFREDTGRFRESSAISIGTTDHLMGQGSGIFNAAEVNRPANNAVSDAPRSNLIKPVYWKTKLCTKWEMTGQCPFGEKCHFAHGLAELQVPGVRTEVDAGNAGSNVTKAPTPVLPNNMSPSMTVNVPSLVEEKGTKCLLKWKGQKKINRIYADWLDDLSLVHNSTNQIGTSHH is encoded by the exons ATGAGTTCTAGGGTGCCACCAACAAACAGCCTTCCAGTCCACAAGGGAACAACCAACATCTTTTTCAAGACGAGAGTGTGTGCAAAGTTTAAGACTGGTACTTGTAGGAATGGTGAGAATTGCAATTTTGCTCATGGAATGCAAGATTTGAGGCAGCCCCCACCAAATTGGAAGGAACTAGTGAGTGTAGGTGTAAGTAGTGAAGATGATAGGTCAACAGCGACGAATCGGGAAGATGATCTGAGGATAATTCACAAGATGAAGTTGTGCAAGAAGTTTTATAATGGGGAGGAGTGTCCTTATGGGGATAGGTGTAATTTCCTTCACGAGGATCCAGCAAATTTCAGGGAGGACACGGGGAGGTTCAGGGAGAGTTCTGCAATAAGTATAGGGACTACAGACCACCTGATGGGCCAAGGAAGTGGCATCTTTAATGCTGCTGAAGTTAACAGGCCTGCAAACAATGCTGTTTCGGATGCTCCtcgatcaaatttaataaagcCTGTTTATTGGAAGACAAAGTTGTGCACGAAGTGGGAGATGACAGGTCAATGCCCCTTTGGAGAGAAATGTCACTTTGCTCATGGGCTAGCAG AGTTGCAAGTTCCTGGTGTACGCACTGAGGTGGACGCAGGCAATGCAGGCTCCAATGTGACTAAAGCACCAACACCTGTTCTTCCTAATAACATGTCTCCAAGTATGACGGTGAATGTGCCTAGTTTAGTTGAAGAAAAGGGTACGAAATGTTTATTAAAGTGGAAAGGACAGAAGAAAATAAATCGGATTTATGCTGATTGGCTTGATGATCTGTCATTAGTGCACAACTCGACAAACCAG ATTGGAACTAGCCACCATTGA